A stretch of Desulfobacter hydrogenophilus DNA encodes these proteins:
- the pglX gene encoding BREX-1 system adenine-specific DNA-methyltransferase PglX: MKTAKLKKFAQFARRSLMEQVSAKVKLVQAEKSAAQRGSTEAIKKLEEAINANGKEQVIERVAYIWFNRFCALRFMDTNRYSRIGVVSPAEGQFQPEILAEAKMGYIDEEMVTEKARQQIFALLDGKSPSRDPQGKAYRMLVVAACNFWNKAMPFLFQRIDDYTELLMPEDLLLGNSILAYTREAMTTDVCKDVEVIGWLYQFYISEKKDDVFTGLKKNKKITPDNIPAATQLFTPHYIVRYLMENSLGRLWLLNRPDSKLIKQMDYYIPPAGDKQVETDFLRIATPEDIKICDPACGSGHMLTYAFELLYAIYEEEGYEPAEIPEKILTHNLYGIEIDERAGELAAFALTMKARAKQRRFFNKRIKPNICVLENIRFDEGELKDYTDFLGHDLFTVQLLSTLRQFEEADNFGSLIRPEANDVSNILKTLESKNTSGHLFLNMTHQKVLQALRQADYLSPKYHVVIANPPYMGGKGMNPKLSAWVKDNYPDSKSDLFAMFIERNLELSKKFGSVAMITMQSWMFLSRHEKLRRKILENAPVQDMAHLGTNAFDSISGEVVSTTAFILHNAVNISLYGRFIDLKDGRSENEKKNLLFDAAAGSRPIYSTSAKEFVSITGAPIAYWLSQNFRRNFQALPAIKDVFKPAVGLNTGDNDRFLRQWFEVSFQGIYFSCDSIESAKELPQRWFPYNKGGSYRKWYGNQSFILNWENNGFELKEFARKRNAGKHWSRYIQNLDRMFQECITWSDITTNSFAARYSPKGFLFDVKGSSGIPTFEGRIDVILSLLCSKLMPAFMKCVNPTSTFQVGDLSRVPYKCPSTLTVQRRSTEQFSLVAISKRDWDSYEISWGFTSPPLINPDYHEPTLKATYQKLRAHWQKIALEMQRLEEENNLIFINAYGLQDELTPEVPLNEITLTCNPHYRYGKDKSEEELEALLLADTMRELVSYAVGCMFGRYALEKPGLILANQGESIENYLERISEPRFQADDDNVIPLLNGDWFSDDIAERFRKFLRVTFGEAHYEENLEFVEKALNIKGKRNYSIRNYFLSEFYIDHWKRYKKRPIYWLFSSPKGSFNALIYMHRYRPDTVSVVLNDYLREFSTKLTSHKNHLEAVSISASSSQAEKTRAIKEIEKITKMIAEMEEYEHDVLYPLATEQVDIDLDDGVKVNYPKFGKALKKITGLSK, translated from the coding sequence ATGAAAACAGCAAAACTCAAAAAATTCGCCCAGTTCGCCCGGCGCAGCCTTATGGAGCAAGTCTCTGCTAAGGTAAAACTGGTGCAGGCAGAGAAAAGCGCAGCCCAACGTGGAAGCACGGAGGCCATCAAGAAGTTGGAAGAGGCGATCAACGCCAACGGTAAGGAACAGGTCATTGAACGGGTGGCCTATATCTGGTTCAACCGTTTTTGTGCCCTGCGTTTCATGGATACCAACCGATATAGCCGCATCGGCGTGGTGTCTCCTGCTGAGGGGCAATTCCAGCCTGAAATCCTCGCCGAGGCTAAGATGGGGTACATCGATGAGGAGATGGTGACGGAGAAAGCCAGGCAGCAGATCTTTGCCCTTCTCGACGGCAAATCGCCCAGCCGTGATCCTCAGGGCAAGGCCTACCGCATGCTGGTGGTTGCTGCCTGCAACTTCTGGAATAAGGCCATGCCGTTCCTGTTTCAGCGTATTGATGACTACACCGAATTGCTGATGCCAGAGGACCTGCTCTTGGGCAACTCCATCCTGGCGTATACCCGCGAGGCAATGACAACCGATGTCTGTAAGGATGTGGAGGTGATCGGCTGGCTTTACCAGTTCTACATCTCTGAGAAGAAAGATGATGTGTTCACGGGGCTCAAGAAAAATAAAAAGATTACTCCAGATAATATTCCCGCCGCCACCCAGCTCTTCACTCCTCATTATATTGTGCGCTACCTGATGGAAAACTCCTTGGGCCGCCTGTGGCTGCTCAATCGCCCCGACTCCAAGCTGATTAAGCAGATGGATTACTACATCCCCCCTGCGGGTGATAAGCAGGTTGAAACTGATTTCTTGCGCATTGCAACACCCGAAGATATCAAAATTTGCGACCCGGCCTGCGGCTCCGGCCACATGCTCACCTACGCCTTTGAACTGCTATATGCCATCTATGAGGAGGAAGGCTACGAACCTGCAGAAATCCCGGAGAAGATTCTCACTCACAACCTTTACGGCATTGAGATTGATGAACGCGCCGGAGAATTGGCTGCCTTTGCCTTGACTATGAAGGCCCGGGCAAAACAGCGCCGGTTCTTCAATAAGAGGATCAAGCCGAACATCTGCGTGCTGGAAAATATCCGGTTTGACGAGGGTGAGCTTAAAGACTACACGGATTTTTTGGGACATGACCTGTTCACCGTACAACTATTATCCACCCTGCGCCAATTCGAAGAGGCCGATAACTTCGGATCCCTGATTCGCCCGGAGGCCAACGATGTGAGCAATATTCTCAAGACTCTGGAATCAAAAAACACTTCCGGGCATCTATTCCTCAACATGACCCATCAGAAGGTACTGCAAGCCCTGCGGCAGGCCGATTACCTCAGCCCAAAATACCATGTGGTGATTGCCAATCCGCCGTATATGGGAGGTAAGGGGATGAATCCAAAATTATCAGCATGGGTCAAGGATAACTACCCGGATAGCAAATCTGATTTATTTGCTATGTTTATTGAGCGCAATCTTGAACTCTCAAAAAAATTCGGCTCGGTCGCCATGATCACGATGCAGAGTTGGATGTTCCTTTCTCGTCATGAGAAATTACGGCGAAAGATTCTTGAAAATGCTCCTGTTCAAGATATGGCTCACCTCGGAACCAATGCATTCGACAGCATCAGTGGAGAGGTTGTTTCTACAACCGCCTTCATCTTGCATAATGCTGTAAATATAAGTCTTTACGGTCGATTTATTGACTTAAAAGATGGAAGATCAGAAAACGAGAAAAAGAATCTGCTTTTTGACGCAGCGGCAGGTAGTAGGCCAATTTATTCCACTTCGGCTAAGGAGTTTGTTTCAATTACTGGGGCGCCAATAGCATATTGGTTGTCTCAAAATTTCCGACGTAACTTTCAGGCTCTTCCTGCAATTAAGGATGTTTTCAAACCAGCGGTCGGTCTTAATACTGGAGACAATGATAGATTTTTACGTCAATGGTTTGAAGTTTCATTTCAAGGGATTTATTTTTCATGCGATTCTATTGAATCTGCTAAGGAGTTACCTCAAAGGTGGTTCCCATACAATAAAGGCGGATCATATAGAAAGTGGTATGGGAACCAATCATTTATTCTTAATTGGGAAAATAATGGGTTTGAGCTTAAAGAGTTCGCCAGGAAAAGAAATGCCGGCAAACATTGGTCGAGATATATTCAGAATTTAGACCGCATGTTCCAAGAATGCATTACATGGTCAGATATAACCACTAATTCATTTGCAGCCCGGTATTCTCCAAAAGGCTTTCTATTCGATGTAAAGGGATCTTCTGGCATTCCAACTTTTGAGGGAAGGATTGATGTCATCCTTTCGCTCCTCTGCAGCAAGCTAATGCCAGCATTCATGAAATGCGTTAATCCAACCTCAACGTTTCAAGTTGGTGATCTTTCTCGCGTACCATATAAATGTCCATCGACCTTAACCGTGCAGAGAAGATCAACCGAACAATTCAGTTTGGTTGCCATTTCGAAAAGGGATTGGGATTCCTATGAAATCTCCTGGGGCTTCACCAGTCCGCCTCTCATAAATCCCGACTACCACGAGCCAACCCTGAAGGCCACCTATCAGAAGCTACGCGCCCATTGGCAAAAGATAGCACTGGAGATGCAGCGGTTGGAGGAAGAAAACAACCTTATTTTTATCAATGCTTACGGCCTACAGGATGAGCTTACACCCGAGGTGCCGCTCAACGAGATCACCCTAACCTGTAACCCGCATTACCGCTATGGTAAAGACAAAAGCGAGGAAGAACTTGAAGCTTTGCTACTGGCCGACACTATGCGCGAGTTGGTCTCCTATGCTGTGGGCTGTATGTTTGGCCGTTACGCGTTGGAAAAGCCGGGGCTGATTTTGGCAAACCAAGGCGAGAGTATAGAAAATTATTTGGAAAGGATTTCGGAGCCTCGTTTTCAGGCTGATGACGACAACGTCATCCCCTTGCTAAACGGCGACTGGTTCTCTGATGACATTGCCGAACGGTTCCGCAAGTTCCTGCGTGTGACCTTTGGTGAGGCCCACTACGAGGAAAACTTAGAGTTTGTTGAAAAGGCGCTTAATATTAAGGGCAAACGCAACTACAGCATCCGCAATTATTTTCTCAGTGAATTTTACATCGACCATTGGAAACGCTACAAGAAGCGTCCCATTTACTGGCTGTTTTCAAGCCCCAAGGGCAGCTTTAACGCGCTAATATACATGCACCGATACCGCCCGGATACGGTCAGCGTGGTACTCAACGACTACCTGCGCGAGTTCAGCACCAAACTTACTTCCCACAAAAACCATCTGGAGGCTGTCAGCATCAGTGCAAGCAGTAGCCAAGCTGAGAAGACCCGAGCCATCAAGGAGATCGAAAAGATAACCAAAATGATCGCCGAGATGGAGGAATACGAGCACGATGTGCTCTACCCGTTGGCCACCGAGCAGGTAGATATCGACCTTGATGATGGCGTAAAGGTCAACTACCCCAAATTCGGCAAAGCTTTAAAGAAAATAACCGGACTTAGCAAATGA
- the pglZ gene encoding BREX-1 system phosphatase PglZ type A translates to MNNRIAKALTKLFDRYRIIFWYDAKQELRGDFEALSLPCVEKLELTNNEYGIKYRILREQPEQKFLLYREGPQPPDMDNWLLDVQLAHGEFRTDQVAIWLSELALGLEFTDVVQAHAEFFQAVKRKDALKKMLNSDDTAGQIRLKMLAVCTGSEPRMDAVVENLLQELANCRDAKINLVGRCNLDGFLWEQMTRCYGYKSGEPGIRDFSIELFKSCYAMGTDGQVKLTGDALVYLKRWKDSRQFEGGFEALSGECAEVLGIEQDLAKRDFRELMELDYFRLIDQKIISDLVRAVASSTVTSPDVSLWIRQRRQSHWYKEYRHLYETVDYAAQFTHALAEVKLTMDSLAEGVQRYSRFWYRLDQLYRKFTFHVRMSGQASLIGSLTDQIENLYANNYLLKLGDRFQTFVDEASKWEAFPVIKQKTFFKHWVRPFLRKDNKICVIISDAMRYEIGDELLSLIRQEDRYSAELEPALSMLPSYTQLGMAALLPNEVLAIANNETGSVLVDGQSSQGTANRIKILGQSAGARATACKADELMAMRGDDCRALVRDHDVIYVYHNRIDATGDKRESEERVFEAVEDSLQELIRLIKKLNNANLYNFLVTADHGFIYQNRAIDESDFSGVDAEGDHILFRDRRFVLGKGLAEAHSLHKFTSEQLGLTGEVEVQIPKSINRLRLKGSGSRFVHGGASLQEVVIPVLKINKRRKSDVTTVEVDILRGASSVITSGQLAVTMYQAGPVTDKIQPRVLRAGIYTEAGDLISDSHDLTFDLYSDNPRERELQVRFVLTRKADDVNGQEVILRLEEKHAGTSHYKEYKTLRYLMRRSFTSDFDF, encoded by the coding sequence ATGAACAACCGTATAGCCAAGGCCCTGACCAAACTCTTTGACCGGTACCGGATAATCTTCTGGTATGATGCCAAGCAGGAACTGCGTGGCGACTTTGAGGCGTTGTCGCTGCCCTGTGTCGAGAAGCTGGAACTCACCAACAACGAGTACGGCATCAAATACCGGATTTTGCGAGAACAGCCAGAACAGAAATTCCTGCTCTACCGAGAAGGCCCTCAGCCTCCTGATATGGATAACTGGCTACTGGATGTACAACTGGCCCACGGCGAGTTCCGCACTGATCAGGTAGCCATCTGGCTGTCCGAGCTTGCACTTGGCCTGGAGTTCACAGATGTAGTGCAGGCCCATGCAGAGTTTTTCCAGGCAGTCAAACGCAAAGATGCCCTCAAAAAAATGCTGAACTCAGACGACACCGCAGGACAGATTCGCCTGAAGATGCTGGCGGTATGCACAGGCAGTGAGCCTCGCATGGATGCGGTGGTGGAAAACCTGCTACAGGAACTGGCTAACTGTAGGGATGCAAAGATCAACTTGGTCGGCCGGTGCAACCTCGATGGGTTCCTCTGGGAACAGATGACTCGCTGCTATGGCTACAAGTCTGGCGAGCCGGGTATCCGTGATTTTTCAATCGAGCTATTCAAGTCATGCTATGCCATGGGCACTGACGGTCAGGTGAAGCTGACCGGAGACGCTTTGGTGTATCTCAAGCGTTGGAAAGACAGTCGTCAGTTTGAAGGCGGTTTTGAAGCTCTCTCTGGAGAGTGTGCGGAGGTTCTTGGCATTGAACAGGATCTGGCCAAACGGGATTTCCGAGAATTGATGGAACTGGATTATTTTCGCCTGATCGATCAGAAAATCATCAGTGATTTGGTCCGGGCTGTGGCATCGTCCACGGTCACAAGCCCGGATGTATCGCTCTGGATCCGCCAGCGGCGGCAAAGTCATTGGTATAAAGAATACCGCCATTTGTACGAGACTGTCGATTACGCGGCCCAGTTTACCCATGCCCTGGCCGAGGTTAAACTCACCATGGACAGTCTGGCCGAAGGCGTTCAACGCTACAGCCGATTCTGGTACCGGCTCGATCAACTCTACCGCAAGTTCACATTTCACGTGCGCATGTCTGGGCAGGCATCACTGATAGGCAGCCTCACTGATCAGATTGAAAATCTCTACGCCAACAATTACCTGCTCAAGCTGGGAGACCGCTTCCAGACTTTTGTTGATGAGGCATCCAAATGGGAAGCCTTTCCAGTGATCAAACAGAAGACCTTTTTTAAGCACTGGGTGCGTCCCTTCCTGCGCAAGGACAACAAGATCTGCGTGATTATCTCCGATGCCATGCGCTATGAAATCGGAGATGAGCTGCTGAGTCTCATCCGCCAGGAAGATCGGTACAGTGCTGAACTGGAACCAGCACTTTCAATGCTGCCCAGCTACACTCAGCTCGGTATGGCGGCGCTACTGCCCAATGAGGTGCTGGCGATTGCTAACAACGAAACCGGCAGTGTGTTGGTAGATGGGCAAAGCTCTCAGGGAACGGCAAACCGCATCAAGATTCTCGGTCAATCCGCGGGGGCTCGTGCAACGGCCTGCAAGGCCGATGAATTGATGGCTATGAGGGGAGACGACTGCCGGGCGCTGGTACGCGATCATGACGTGATCTACGTCTACCATAACCGAATCGACGCCACCGGAGACAAGCGGGAGTCTGAGGAGCGGGTTTTCGAAGCAGTAGAAGACAGCCTGCAAGAACTCATTCGTCTAATCAAAAAACTAAACAATGCCAATTTATACAACTTCTTAGTTACTGCTGATCACGGCTTCATCTACCAAAACCGAGCTATTGATGAAAGTGACTTTTCCGGAGTGGATGCCGAGGGCGATCATATTCTGTTTCGTGACCGCCGCTTCGTGCTGGGCAAGGGACTTGCCGAAGCACATAGCCTGCACAAGTTCACCTCCGAGCAACTTGGCCTTACTGGTGAGGTGGAGGTGCAGATTCCCAAGTCGATTAACCGCCTGCGCCTGAAGGGTTCAGGCTCTCGCTTTGTGCATGGCGGAGCATCGTTGCAGGAGGTGGTGATCCCGGTACTAAAGATTAATAAAAGGCGCAAAAGTGATGTGACCACCGTCGAGGTGGATATACTACGCGGAGCCAGCTCGGTGATTACCTCCGGGCAATTGGCGGTGACCATGTACCAGGCCGGACCAGTAACGGATAAAATCCAGCCGCGTGTGCTGCGGGCTGGTATCTATACGGAGGCAGGTGACCTGATCTCCGACAGCCACGACCTTACCTTCGACCTATACTCGGATAATCCCCGGGAACGAGAACTACAGGTACGCTTTGTACTGACCCGTAAGGCCGACGACGTCAACGGTCAGGAGGTCATTCTTCGTTTAGAGGAAAAGCATGCGGGGACGTCACATTATAAAGAATACAAGACGCTCCGGTACTTGATGCGGCGCTCATTTACCAGCGATTTCGACTTTTAA
- a CDS encoding AAA family ATPase: MIERLELKNFTVFKDLTLDFSPKINVIIGENGTGKTHLLKAAYSLCAGAPMFKSKHDTSEKEIEEMLTAKLCRLFMPLDDKFGKMHRQGATDKAYLSARFVQGQEIAATFFNNSKKLAIQDRVNFEQYQAEAIFIPTKEVLSLVKGMTDENHDQNTVDLIFDDGYVDLANALMKSPHEDIEAKINLDPRLNTIIPQLVNLIGGRYQWDNGGFCFQEGKYVEKPSPKRTQAKAAQIYQDSIVTEFMATTGHLYSSSMTAEGFRKIGILHRLLSNGTVFPGLSGPLFWDEPESNMNPKLMERIVRILLELARNGQQIILATHDYVLLKWFDLLMDKGKDDHVLFHSLYCDPETSEIKVAFTEDYQEITPNPIDEAFGFLINQEIENDMGGLGK; the protein is encoded by the coding sequence ATGATTGAACGACTCGAACTGAAGAATTTCACGGTTTTCAAAGACCTTACACTGGATTTTTCACCCAAGATCAATGTGATCATTGGTGAAAATGGCACGGGAAAAACCCATCTGCTCAAGGCAGCCTACAGCCTTTGCGCTGGTGCGCCGATGTTTAAAAGCAAACATGATACCAGTGAAAAAGAGATCGAAGAGATGCTGACAGCCAAGCTGTGCCGCCTTTTCATGCCACTGGATGACAAATTCGGCAAAATGCATCGTCAGGGAGCGACCGACAAGGCCTATCTGTCGGCTCGGTTCGTTCAGGGGCAAGAAATTGCCGCGACCTTTTTCAACAATTCCAAGAAGCTGGCCATCCAGGATCGTGTCAACTTCGAGCAGTACCAAGCCGAAGCTATCTTTATCCCGACCAAGGAAGTCCTCTCCCTGGTGAAAGGAATGACCGATGAAAACCATGATCAAAACACTGTAGACCTTATTTTTGATGACGGATATGTGGACTTGGCAAATGCATTGATGAAATCTCCTCATGAAGATATAGAGGCCAAAATCAACCTTGATCCACGTCTTAACACAATTATTCCACAATTGGTTAACCTAATCGGTGGACGCTATCAGTGGGATAATGGTGGTTTTTGCTTTCAGGAGGGCAAATATGTTGAGAAACCATCGCCCAAACGAACACAAGCCAAAGCCGCACAGATTTACCAAGATTCCATAGTTACTGAGTTCATGGCAACGACTGGGCATCTGTATTCAAGCAGCATGACAGCAGAAGGATTCAGAAAGATTGGTATTCTGCATCGACTCTTGAGCAACGGAACAGTATTCCCCGGTTTGAGTGGCCCACTGTTCTGGGATGAACCTGAGTCAAACATGAATCCTAAACTAATGGAGCGAATCGTGCGTATCCTGCTGGAGCTGGCACGCAACGGCCAGCAGATCATTCTGGCAACCCATGACTATGTCCTGCTCAAATGGTTCGACTTGCTCATGGACAAGGGCAAAGATGACCATGTGCTTTTCCATAGCCTTTACTGTGACCCGGAAACATCCGAGATCAAAGTTGCCTTCACCGAGGACTATCAGGAGATAACGCCAAATCCAATTGATGAGGCCTTTGGATTTCTCATCAACCAGGAGATCGAAAACGACATGGGAGGCCTCGGTAAATGA
- the brxL gene encoding BREX system Lon protease-like protein BrxL gives MNELDQKINTHFPGLVVRKDLVKTVKGNAIVPSYVLEYLLGQYCATCDEASIQTGIKTVKEILRKHYVHRNEAGLVRSNIKEKGRYKVIDKISVALNDKADVYEAEFSNLGIKKVLVDSGTVKIHPKLLVSGVWCIADIEYEFTEEKNASPWIMSTLKPIQLSHFSFDDYVEARKQFTTDEWIDLLVQSIGFNPDMFGKRSKLTQLVRLIPFCERNYNLIELGPKGTGKSHIYSEFSPHGILISGGEVTVPKLFVNNSTGKIGLVGYWDCVAFDEFAGKKKRVDKALVDIMKNYMANKSFSRGVETLGAEASMVFVGNTQHTVPYMLKHSDLFCELPEKFYDSAFLDRIHFYIPGWEVDIIRGEMFSSGYGFVVDYLAEILRSLRNYDYSDRYKKHFTLSSDISTRDRDGINKTFSGLMKILFPHDGATKEEIEELLRFAIEGRKRVKDQLMRMDSTYNNVCFSYIDAEGKNNPVTTLEEEENPNHYHKTIAVEEDGIIPDTAEPIVQPVNHQPLTVLKEQHLTFQENQKGISFDTLLGPYLIGATEITVTDPYIRLFYQMRNFMEFLETVVKHKAPDEEVDIHLLTSEDDFKSEQQKENLEKMKKSARALGINFTWEFDDTGTIHARHIVTDCGWKISLDRGLDIFQHYEMNDAFTFTNRLQQFRPCKAFEVTFIKSEGVEAGN, from the coding sequence ATGAACGAACTTGACCAGAAAATAAACACACACTTCCCAGGACTCGTTGTCCGTAAAGATCTTGTCAAGACGGTTAAAGGAAACGCCATTGTTCCCTCCTACGTTTTGGAATACCTACTGGGGCAGTATTGCGCCACCTGTGATGAGGCAAGTATCCAGACCGGCATCAAGACGGTCAAAGAGATACTGCGCAAGCATTACGTTCATCGCAACGAAGCGGGGCTGGTCCGCTCGAATATCAAAGAGAAGGGGCGTTACAAGGTAATCGACAAGATCAGCGTGGCGCTGAACGACAAGGCAGATGTCTACGAGGCGGAGTTTTCCAATCTCGGCATCAAGAAGGTGCTGGTAGATTCGGGTACGGTCAAGATCCACCCCAAGCTGCTGGTCAGCGGTGTGTGGTGTATTGCAGACATCGAATATGAATTCACCGAAGAAAAGAACGCCAGCCCCTGGATCATGTCGACGCTCAAGCCGATTCAGCTATCTCATTTCAGTTTTGATGATTACGTAGAGGCACGTAAACAATTTACTACCGACGAGTGGATTGACCTGCTTGTTCAAAGCATCGGCTTCAACCCAGATATGTTCGGCAAACGCAGCAAGCTGACCCAGCTGGTCCGCCTGATCCCATTTTGTGAGCGCAATTACAACCTGATTGAGCTTGGCCCTAAGGGAACCGGCAAATCACACATCTATTCAGAGTTTTCACCCCACGGCATTCTGATTTCCGGCGGAGAGGTCACGGTTCCAAAGCTGTTCGTAAATAACTCTACTGGAAAAATCGGTCTGGTCGGCTACTGGGACTGTGTTGCCTTCGACGAGTTTGCCGGAAAGAAAAAACGCGTGGACAAGGCTTTGGTCGACATCATGAAGAACTACATGGCCAACAAGTCCTTCTCACGCGGCGTTGAGACGCTGGGTGCTGAGGCATCTATGGTCTTTGTGGGCAACACCCAACACACAGTGCCATACATGCTCAAACACTCAGACCTATTTTGCGAACTACCCGAAAAATTCTACGACTCAGCATTCCTCGACCGCATCCATTTCTATATCCCTGGCTGGGAAGTTGACATCATCCGAGGCGAAATGTTTTCCAGCGGTTACGGGTTTGTAGTGGACTATCTGGCCGAAATCCTGCGTTCGCTGCGCAATTATGATTACTCGGACCGATACAAAAAGCACTTTACCCTCTCCTCCGATATTTCAACCCGAGATCGTGATGGTATCAACAAGACATTTTCAGGCCTAATGAAAATTCTCTTCCCGCATGACGGGGCGACCAAGGAAGAGATAGAGGAACTGTTACGGTTTGCCATTGAAGGCCGAAAACGTGTCAAAGACCAATTGATGCGAATGGATTCTACATACAACAATGTCTGTTTTTCCTATATCGATGCAGAGGGAAAAAACAACCCTGTCACCACCCTTGAAGAAGAGGAGAATCCCAACCACTACCACAAAACCATTGCTGTGGAAGAAGATGGTATAATACCCGATACGGCAGAACCCATCGTGCAACCGGTTAATCACCAACCCTTAACAGTTCTCAAGGAGCAACATCTCACGTTTCAGGAAAACCAGAAAGGAATCTCTTTTGATACGCTGTTAGGCCCCTATCTCATTGGTGCGACTGAGATTACGGTTACCGATCCGTACATCCGTTTATTCTACCAGATGCGTAATTTCATGGAATTTCTGGAAACGGTAGTTAAACATAAGGCACCGGACGAGGAAGTGGACATTCATCTATTGACTTCGGAAGATGATTTCAAAAGTGAACAGCAGAAGGAAAACTTAGAAAAGATGAAAAAGTCTGCCAGGGCTTTGGGGATCAATTTCACCTGGGAATTCGACGACACTGGCACCATACATGCCCGCCACATAGTGACCGACTGCGGTTGGAAAATATCTCTTGATCGAGGTCTCGATATCTTTCAGCATTATGAGATGAATGATGCTTTTACTTTCACAAATCGACTGCAGCAGTTTCGGCCTTGCAAGGCGTTCGAGGTAACGTTTATAAAATCAGAGGGTGTTGAGGCTGGCAATTGA